The DNA sequence GGAGATTAAGATGAATATACTTAATAAGAAGGGAATTTTTTTCATGGTTTCTGGTTATATGCTCTTGTCAACTTTAATACGATTTTCCTGATTGGCAATTTGCCAAGCTGTAGCAAATATAAGTTTCGTACGCTTTTTTAGCAACTCATAATCAATTTTATCTGGTGTATCGGTTTCACGGTGGTAATCTTTATGTTCTCCATTAAAATAAAAAATAACAGGTATGCCGTGTTTTGCAAAATTATAATGGTCGGATCTTGAGTAGTAATTGTTTTCGTCATCAAGCTCATTGTATCTGTAATCCAAATTTATGTTGGTAGTGGTGTTGTTTATTTTTTCAGAAAGATAATGAAGCTCTTTACTTAATCTATCGGAGCCAATTAAATACATATAGTTTTTGTTTTCTTTGTGTATTCTATCTACACGTCCAATCATATCTATATTTAAATTTGCAACGGTGTTTTTTAAGGGGAAAATGGGGTTTTGTGTATAATAATCTGAGCCTAATTTACCTAACTCTTCAGCTGTTAGGTGTAAAAACAAAATACTTCTCTTAGGGCCGTAGCCTTCAGTTTTAGCTTGTTTAAAGGCTTGGGCAATTTCCATGATAGCTACAGTGCCAGAGCCATCATCGTCTGCTCCATAATATATTTGACCTTCATTAGTAAGCCCTAAATGATCTAAATGTGCAGAAATGATAATAATTTCATCAGGTTTTTCAGTGCCTTTTATATAGGCTAATACATTTTCTGATGATTCAATATTTTTTGGAAAAAAAGATTTTGGTATTACTTGATAGTAAATAGAGTCTCCAAGTGGTGAATTAATACCTTCATTCTGATAATAGGATTTAAGAAATTCAGCGGCTAATTTTTGACCAATTTCACCTGTTTTTCTACCTTGATGCTTATCAGAAGAAAAAGCGTAAAGATGCAGGCTTAATTCTTCAGCAGTAATTGTATTAGCATATTTTTTTACAAGACTACTGTCAACGATTTGTATGCTATCTTTTAAATTTTGAATTTTTGTAGTGTATTTTGTTGTGGCACACTTACCAACTAACGCAAATGCCGAGAGAATGCAAAAGGTTTTCATAGTATGGTTCTGATTTATTTAAAATGGAATAATTAATGTTTTGCAATTTACAATATAATAATGTAAGAAAAATATTAGACAATTATTTTTATCAAAAATAGAATAAACAAAGGCGAGTTGATGAGAATTATTCAATTGTCGCCTCTTCAAAATCGATTTCTTCTATGTCAAGGGATTCTAATTCTTCAAGAGCTTCGTCTTTAGAGGCATTCTCTTTGTTGATTAATTCTTGTGTATTACCAACCTCTGTATTTGTAAATATAGCCTTGTATATGGTAATAGAAAGCGAAATGATAGTTAGAAAAAATGTAAATTGAATAATTTTTTTTACTTGGCCTGTTTTTTTAGATAAATAATAAGCAATATATCCAAAAACAAGAGCTATTATGGCAGGTAATATCGCTAAGTTAGAGATAGGAAGTACAGAAAAAACAATAGCGAAAATTGATGCTATAACTGCAATAATGGTAGATAGTTGTTTCATAGGTATGCTAGTTTTTTAAGCCAGTGGCTGATTTGATTTTTAGTTCGCCGTTTCCAACAGGAATATTAAATTTGCCATATACTATTATTTTATTGTCGTCGGCTGTTAACCAAACAAGGTTACTTTTTGTTCCTCCCTTTAGCACATCATCTGAAGTATAAATAGCTAATTTGTAACATAATTTATTACCTATAGCGGTAGAAATAGTTTCTTTGCCAAGGAAGGTGATTTGAGCTTTTACTTCTTCTCGGTCAAAAAGGATATTAAGCGATTTATGGGTACCTATAGTCATGTTTTTAAAATCAAACAACCTAATGCCATAGAGTGTAGAAACTATATCTTTGGTGTCAGGTTTAATACTAACATCATTTTTTTGCTCTTGATTATTTCTTTTACGCTGAATTGATTTTACTGTATTTGTTTTATGGCTAAAAGTATATTGAACAAACTTATAATAATTGCCTTCATTTATATCTCGCTTATATAAATATGGCGTTAATGTATTAGGGTTTACATAACTTTCATATAAATCTCTAATTTTAAAAAAATGATCCCATTTACTATATGTGGCAGCTGTACATTTAAGTCTTAATAAGGTGGCTTTTGATGTTTTAATAGCACTTGTTTCCATTGTGACTTCTGCAATGTTTGTTAAAATTCCAGACATATTGTAAGAAGCTGTGTAGGTTAGTCTTTCTCCTGCAGCTATAGCGTTATTTTGGGCGCCTACACTTAGAGCGACTAAAAAAAATACTAAGAAATACATGTGTTTCATAAAATAACATAAAGTTAATAAGAAGGGTCGCTCATTTATTGTGCCGAAAATACAATGCATTCTATAATAATGCTAATTTTTTATTCATTGATCTAAAATATAGCTGACTGATAATTGTCATAGTTTTTTTTATGATGTCATGTTAAATTTACTTTGTATTGTAAATACTGTATCGTTATGAAAACCATATTACTACCTACAGATTTTTCTAAAATATCAATAAATGCGATAGAATATGCAATGGTTATGTTTAAGGATGTTTCTTGCGAATTTTACATTATTAATGTACAAAAGTCATCTACATTTATTTCTGATGATATGGTAGTTGTGTCAGCATCAGCAACTATTTATCAAACCATAGTTGATGCAGCCAAAAAGTCTATTAAAAATTTAATTTCTAAAATTAAAAAGAAGCATAATAATACAAAGCATCAATTCCACTCTATAGTAGATTATGATAATTTTATTGATTCTTTAAATCAAACCACTAAAATAAATAATATTGATTTAATTGTAATGGGTACCAAAGGAGCTTCGGGTTTAGAAAAGGTTATTTTTGGGAGTAACACCGTCCGAGTTATGCAGCGATCCAATACACCTGTATTGGCCATTCCTGAAGGCTGTACGTATAAAGATTTAAATGCTGTAGCCTTTACCTCAAGCTTTCAAAGTTTATATCATCAAGGAGATTTAAAACCACTTATAAATTTAACCAAAAGATGTCATTCTAAATTGTATGTTTTGCATGTTAGTGAAAATGATGAAACAACAAATAACATGAATAAAGGCATTGATTTTTTTAATGAATACTTTGATGATGTGGTTTATGAATATATGTATGCAACAAACAACAATGTATACAAAACCATAGATAATTATATTAAAGATAACAATATAAAACTTTTAGCTATGGTAGGTAGAAAGTACTCCTTTTTAGAACGTTTTTTTTCAACACACACTGTTGAAAAACTCGCATCTTATATAAAAATTCCATTTTTAGTCATGCATGAAGATATTTAAAATTTAAAAGATGCGTAGATGAGTTTTATAAGTGGTTTGACAAAAACATAAGACTGTATTAAAATGAAAACAATCATAATAGTTCAAAATTTAGTATGTGATGGCTGTGTTAAATTGATTAACAAAGAATTATCTAAAATTGAAAATATTTCTGCTATTCAAGTTGATACCTATAGTAGTGAAATAATGTTTGATTATTTTAGTGAGAAGGATTTGCAACTAGCAAAAAAAAGATTAAAATCATTAGGATTTCCTGAATTCAATGATACCATTTCACTTTATGATAGAATTAGACTCTTGATGAATTGTATAACAAGAATTTTGATGTACAGGTTAACTGTCTTAAAGTAAGTGTTTTAAAAGGTGTTAGTAGCAAGGTTGGTTCAGTTTTTTGTTAATAGAAGTAAATTTTTAATATTTCATTACCAGTATAAAAAAAGCGCATCATTTAGATGCGCTTTTTTTATACTAATATTGTTGTTGTTTATTGAGTAATTTATTCTCTATGAGTTTAACATCACTGGCATTACCAGCATAGTAACTTGTTCACCTTCATCAAGACCGTCAATTGGTGTTAAAATACCAGCTCTGTTAGGCATGCTCATTTCTAATTGCACTTCATCAGCACTTAAATTATTTAGCATTTCAGTTAAAAAACGGGAGTTAAAGCCAATTTGTAAATCATCACCTTGATAATCACACGTTAAACGCTCTTCGGCTTTGTTACTGTAATCAATATCTTCTGCAGAAATATTTAATTCAGCTCCAGCAATCTTTAAACGTATTTGGTGTGTTGTTTTGTTTGAGAATATACTAACACGACGTACAGAGTTTAAAAACTGGTTTCTGGCAATTGTTAATTTATTCGGATTTTCTTTTGGAATAACAGCTTCATAATTTGGGTATTTTCCATCTATCAAACGGCAAATCAATTCTGAGTTTTCAAAAGTGAATTTAGCGTTAGAATCGTTGTATTCAATTGTTACATCGTCTTCACTTGCTGCTAAAATGCTTTTTAAAAGATTTAAAGGTTTTTTAGGCATGATAAACTCCGCAACTTGATTAGCTTTTACATCTTCACGTGTATATTTTACTAATTTATGAGCATCGGTAGCTACAAAAGTTAATCCTTCTGTAGAAAATTGAAAAAACACGCCACTCATTACAGGACGTAAATCATCGTTTCCAGCGGCAAAAATGGTTTTACTGATAGCAGTAGCCAAAATATCACCTGTAATAACTGTTTTACTTGGGTCTTCTAAGGCTACAGCTTTAGGGAATTCATTACCATCTGCATAAGCCAATGCATATTTACCATGATTAGAACTAATTTCAACGGTATTATTGTCCTCAACAACAAAGGTTAGTGGTTGCTCAGGAAATGTTTTTAAAGTGTCTAATAACAAGCGAGCAGGAATAGCAACGCTACCCGTATTATCACTTTCTACTTCTAAAGAAGACGCCATAGTAGTTTCTAAATCGCTTGCAGAAACCGTTAATGTGGTATGGTCTAATTCAAATAAAAAATTGTCTAAAATAGGTAAGGTATTTGAGCTATTTATAACCCCTCCTAAAACCTGTAATTGCTTTAATAAATAGGTGCTTGAAACTATAAATTTCATCTATGATGTAATGAGTTTAATTAAAATAAATACTACTTACAAATATATTGGATAGTGGCTAAAAATGGAAACAAACTTATTAACATTCATCCTGCATATCTTTTCTTTCTCAGGTAATTGAAGATATATCCTAAAAGTGTTAGTAAGGCCAATGGTAACAGGATATTAACTAATTGCCAAGTTGTTTTTTGTGAGGCTATTTTTTCTTGATTTAAAAAGGCTACGGCTATTTCCTTGGTTCTAATGTTTATAAGTCCATCATCGTCCAATAAATAATTCACCGTATTAAGCAAAAATTCTTTGTTGCCATAGGTTTTTCCAGTCCACCTATCAAAGCCCAATTCTTGAGGTGTATTCCTAAGTATATCATTTTTAATAATATCGCCATCTGCTATAACAACTATTTCAGTAAGCTTACTAGTATTTATTTCTTCAGTAAGCTTAAAAGGTTTTATTTTATTATTATAAACCGATGTAAAATTGCCTTCTAGTAAAACAGCTAAGGCTTGTTTACCTTTATTGAAAAAAGCTGGGTTAGGTTGCTTGGTTACAATATCTAAACTAATTTCTTTTGGAACTCCTTCTAAATTACTAAGTGAAGCACTTTCTAATAAAATAGTTTTTTTAATGTTATTTTTTAATGTGTCAATTTGATTGCTGAAATCAAACTTTACTAAATTCATATTATTTGTAATAGGATGCTGTTTTGCAGCAGGTGCTAATGGAGAATATGGCCATTGTAAATGTTGGAATTGACTTTCACTACCTTCTCCAATGGCTAAGGTTATTGGGGCAGAGTACAGACTGCTTGTTATAACTGGGTTGATTCTAATACCATATTTGAAAAAGAAATCTGTTAGGTTTAAATCTCTTGGAAATGCTAAACTTTTTCCTGTTTGATATAAACTGTCTTTTTCCATAGTTACTGCATCCACCAGCCATAAACTTTTCCCTCCTTGCATGGTAAATTGATCTAAAACCAGCTTTTCTTCTTCGGTGAAAATTTCAGTTGGTTTAGCAGAAATAATCAAATCAAAAGTATTTAATTCTTTAAGTGTTTTTTGAGGATTGGTGGCAACACTATCTAAAGTAAAAGGTGCA is a window from the Pseudalgibacter alginicilyticus genome containing:
- a CDS encoding M28 family metallopeptidase gives rise to the protein MKTFCILSAFALVGKCATTKYTTKIQNLKDSIQIVDSSLVKKYANTITAEELSLHLYAFSSDKHQGRKTGEIGQKLAAEFLKSYYQNEGINSPLGDSIYYQVIPKSFFPKNIESSENVLAYIKGTEKPDEIIIISAHLDHLGLTNEGQIYYGADDDGSGTVAIMEIAQAFKQAKTEGYGPKRSILFLHLTAEELGKLGSDYYTQNPIFPLKNTVANLNIDMIGRVDRIHKENKNYMYLIGSDRLSKELHYLSEKINNTTTNINLDYRYNELDDENNYYSRSDHYNFAKHGIPVIFYFNGEHKDYHRETDTPDKIDYELLKKRTKLIFATAWQIANQENRIKVDKSI
- a CDS encoding DUF3108 domain-containing protein, yielding MYFLVFFLVALSVGAQNNAIAAGERLTYTASYNMSGILTNIAEVTMETSAIKTSKATLLRLKCTAATYSKWDHFFKIRDLYESYVNPNTLTPYLYKRDINEGNYYKFVQYTFSHKTNTVKSIQRKRNNQEQKNDVSIKPDTKDIVSTLYGIRLFDFKNMTIGTHKSLNILFDREEVKAQITFLGKETISTAIGNKLCYKLAIYTSDDVLKGGTKSNLVWLTADDNKIIVYGKFNIPVGNGELKIKSATGLKN
- a CDS encoding universal stress protein, whose translation is MKTILLPTDFSKISINAIEYAMVMFKDVSCEFYIINVQKSSTFISDDMVVVSASATIYQTIVDAAKKSIKNLISKIKKKHNNTKHQFHSIVDYDNFIDSLNQTTKINNIDLIVMGTKGASGLEKVIFGSNTVRVMQRSNTPVLAIPEGCTYKDLNAVAFTSSFQSLYHQGDLKPLINLTKRCHSKLYVLHVSENDETTNNMNKGIDFFNEYFDDVVYEYMYATNNNVYKTIDNYIKDNNIKLLAMVGRKYSFLERFFSTHTVEKLASYIKIPFLVMHEDI
- a CDS encoding heavy-metal-associated domain-containing protein, coding for MKTIIIVQNLVCDGCVKLINKELSKIENISAIQVDTYSSEIMFDYFSEKDLQLAKKRLKSLGFPEFNDTISLYDRIRLLMNCITRILMYRLTVLK
- the dnaN gene encoding DNA polymerase III subunit beta, which produces MKFIVSSTYLLKQLQVLGGVINSSNTLPILDNFLFELDHTTLTVSASDLETTMASSLEVESDNTGSVAIPARLLLDTLKTFPEQPLTFVVEDNNTVEISSNHGKYALAYADGNEFPKAVALEDPSKTVITGDILATAISKTIFAAGNDDLRPVMSGVFFQFSTEGLTFVATDAHKLVKYTREDVKANQVAEFIMPKKPLNLLKSILAASEDDVTIEYNDSNAKFTFENSELICRLIDGKYPNYEAVIPKENPNKLTIARNQFLNSVRRVSIFSNKTTHQIRLKIAGAELNISAEDIDYSNKAEERLTCDYQGDDLQIGFNSRFLTEMLNNLSADEVQLEMSMPNRAGILTPIDGLDEGEQVTMLVMPVMLNS
- the gldG gene encoding gliding motility-associated ABC transporter substrate-binding protein GldG, with translation MIPLIQSNNIKQNRLLNKKLKHIALLIIILIAINVISNSIYKRFDLTADKRYTLSKASANIIKDVDSPIIIDVFLSGDDFPSEFRKLQNETKQLLEEFSSKNDNILFQFINPIEDEAHRDQNIQQLSNRGLQPMRLSVQENGKSSEEVIFPWALASYNDTTVIIPLVKNKIGATQQELVTNSVQHLEYAFADGFSKLTKPKRKKIAILKGNNQLDDKYIFDFVKKLGEYYFIAPFTLDSVATNPQKTLKELNTFDLIISAKPTEIFTEEEKLVLDQFTMQGGKSLWLVDAVTMEKDSLYQTGKSLAFPRDLNLTDFFFKYGIRINPVITSSLYSAPITLAIGEGSESQFQHLQWPYSPLAPAAKQHPITNNMNLVKFDFSNQIDTLKNNIKKTILLESASLSNLEGVPKEISLDIVTKQPNPAFFNKGKQALAVLLEGNFTSVYNNKIKPFKLTEEINTSKLTEIVVIADGDIIKNDILRNTPQELGFDRWTGKTYGNKEFLLNTVNYLLDDDGLINIRTKEIAVAFLNQEKIASQKTTWQLVNILLPLALLTLLGYIFNYLRKKRYAG